In the genome of Thunnus maccoyii chromosome 15, fThuMac1.1, whole genome shotgun sequence, one region contains:
- the LOC121913315 gene encoding schlafen-like protein 1 isoform X2, whose protein sequence is MHQRHKSPEPCKWSRRMNPVASRAKKSKRNRANRAWTWKRFGFKGKMRLRGSKRPKKKRRSGRSTLQPQSTQQSSNSADQIQTGQQITSPQSISEQDITTCQWLYYGAHIGNETRNIEFKVGGGSYMQHNFCQHVCVYASAFLNSGGGSLVVGVNDSGMVRGLYFSHEEEDKTRLQVDRSVRLIHPPLLPHQYSLRFLPVVKPGVEEHCVKVLCLTFSAPPAFNEPTLYQTDQGKVYMRRDGSVEGPLANSVILEWSKHMWIGKVQQLEKCLRTSRTDIHRLRQLITPLYHIIASLQEQQRTTPPRSSSSSPSSAASPVRPPVGSPYVRPAHNSRAPDLALESPPPPEHRQM, encoded by the exons ATGCATCAGCGACACAAAAGCCCAGAACCCTGCAAGTGGAGCAGGAGGATGAACCCAG TTGCCAGTAGAGCTAAGAAAAGTAAAAGGAACAGAGCCAATCGTGCCTGGACATGGAAACGTTTTGGCTTTAAAGGGAAAATGAGACTGAGGGGCTCCAAACGGCCTAAAAAGAAGAGACGCTCTGGGCGTTCCACCCTTCAGCCACAGAGCACACAGCAAAGCAGCAACAGTGCAGATCAAATCCAGACTGGTCAACAGATAACATCACCACAG TCTATTAGTGAACAGGACATCACCACTTGCCAGTGGCTCTACTATGGGGCTCACATTGGCAATGAGACCCGCAACATTGAGTTCAAAGTCGGTGGAG GAAGTTACATGCAGCATAATTTCTGCCAACACGTTTGTGTCTACGCAAGTGCCTTCCTGAACAGCGGGGGAGGCAGTCTGGTGGTCGGGGTGAATGACAGCGGAATGGTTCGTGGTCTGTACTTCAGCCATGAAGAGGAGGACAAGACTCGCCTGCAGGTGGACAGGAGTGTGAGGCTCatccatcctcctctccttccccaCCAGTACAGCCTGAGGTTCCTACCTGTGGTAAAACCTGGGGTGGAGGAACACTGCGTCAAAGTGCTGTGCCTCACTTTCAGTGCACCTCCAGCTTTCAATGAGCCAACCCTCTATCAGACTGACCAAGGGAAGGTGTACATGAGGCGGGATGGGAGTGTCGAGGGGCCCCTGGCTAACTCTGTCATCCTGGAGTGGTCCAAACAT atGTGGATTGGAAAAGTGCAGCAGCTGGAAAAGTGCCTGCGTACATCTAGGACTGATATCCACAGGCTACGCCAGCTCATTACTCCACTGTACCACATCATAGCCTCATTACAGGAACAGCAGAGGACCACTCCACCCAGGAGTTCTTCATCAAGCCCAAGCTCAGCAGCCAGCCCTGTCCGACCTCCTGTGGGAAGTCCATATGTCAGGCCAGCTCACAACAGCAGAGCCCCAGATCTGGCACTGGAATCCCCTCCACCTCCAGAACACAGGCAGATGTGA
- the LOC121913315 gene encoding schlafen-like protein 1 isoform X1: MHQRHKSPEPCKWSRRMNPGTRSDVQTSASSTPSTSAHVRTSLLQSNQSVHSTVASRAKKSKRNRANRAWTWKRFGFKGKMRLRGSKRPKKKRRSGRSTLQPQSTQQSSNSADQIQTGQQITSPQSISEQDITTCQWLYYGAHIGNETRNIEFKVGGGSYMQHNFCQHVCVYASAFLNSGGGSLVVGVNDSGMVRGLYFSHEEEDKTRLQVDRSVRLIHPPLLPHQYSLRFLPVVKPGVEEHCVKVLCLTFSAPPAFNEPTLYQTDQGKVYMRRDGSVEGPLANSVILEWSKHMWIGKVQQLEKCLRTSRTDIHRLRQLITPLYHIIASLQEQQRTTPPRSSSSSPSSAASPVRPPVGSPYVRPAHNSRAPDLALESPPPPEHRQM; encoded by the exons ATGCATCAGCGACACAAAAGCCCAGAACCCTGCAAGTGGAGCAGGAGGATGAACCCAGGTACGAGGAGTGATGTACAGACCTCTGCCTCCTCGACTCCTTCCACATCAGCTCATGTTAGGACCAGTCTGCTACAATCAAACCAATCTGTTCACTCAACAGTTGCCAGTAGAGCTAAGAAAAGTAAAAGGAACAGAGCCAATCGTGCCTGGACATGGAAACGTTTTGGCTTTAAAGGGAAAATGAGACTGAGGGGCTCCAAACGGCCTAAAAAGAAGAGACGCTCTGGGCGTTCCACCCTTCAGCCACAGAGCACACAGCAAAGCAGCAACAGTGCAGATCAAATCCAGACTGGTCAACAGATAACATCACCACAG TCTATTAGTGAACAGGACATCACCACTTGCCAGTGGCTCTACTATGGGGCTCACATTGGCAATGAGACCCGCAACATTGAGTTCAAAGTCGGTGGAG GAAGTTACATGCAGCATAATTTCTGCCAACACGTTTGTGTCTACGCAAGTGCCTTCCTGAACAGCGGGGGAGGCAGTCTGGTGGTCGGGGTGAATGACAGCGGAATGGTTCGTGGTCTGTACTTCAGCCATGAAGAGGAGGACAAGACTCGCCTGCAGGTGGACAGGAGTGTGAGGCTCatccatcctcctctccttccccaCCAGTACAGCCTGAGGTTCCTACCTGTGGTAAAACCTGGGGTGGAGGAACACTGCGTCAAAGTGCTGTGCCTCACTTTCAGTGCACCTCCAGCTTTCAATGAGCCAACCCTCTATCAGACTGACCAAGGGAAGGTGTACATGAGGCGGGATGGGAGTGTCGAGGGGCCCCTGGCTAACTCTGTCATCCTGGAGTGGTCCAAACAT atGTGGATTGGAAAAGTGCAGCAGCTGGAAAAGTGCCTGCGTACATCTAGGACTGATATCCACAGGCTACGCCAGCTCATTACTCCACTGTACCACATCATAGCCTCATTACAGGAACAGCAGAGGACCACTCCACCCAGGAGTTCTTCATCAAGCCCAAGCTCAGCAGCCAGCCCTGTCCGACCTCCTGTGGGAAGTCCATATGTCAGGCCAGCTCACAACAGCAGAGCCCCAGATCTGGCACTGGAATCCCCTCCACCTCCAGAACACAGGCAGATGTGA